DNA from Microbacterium sp. SORGH_AS_0969:
GCGCTCGGGGAGCGCGGCGGGTCGTCATGAACAGCGGCCCCGAGATGATCGGCGCGCATGCGCTGTACCTCAAGCTCGGGTTCCGGCGCCTGACCGAGCGGGAGCACCCGGTCGAGGTGGAGCCGGGGCGGTTCCTCGACCTGCGGGCTTTCGGGTTCGAGCTCTGAGCGGCGACGAACGTCGCGGGGGAGCGGCGGTGACTCGGGTCCGGATGAAGGCGAAGACCGTCGACAGCTCAGCTGTCGTGGACGACCGCGGTCAGCTCCGCCAGCAGATCGCGCGCGAGGAACCCGATGCCGATGCGTTCGGTGAGCCGGTCGCCCGCCCGCGCGTGCGTCCAGCCACCCCAGACCGCCGCGCGCTCCGGTTCCATGCCGAGGGCGGCGAAGCCGGCGATCGCGCCCGCCAGCACGTCGCCGCTCCCGGCCGTCCCCAAGCCCGACCCTCCGGGTTCGGCCCGCCATGCCCGTCCGTCCGGGGTGGCCACGGTCGCGAAGCAGTGCACCACCGCCGAGAAGCGCTCGGCGATCTCGCGGACATCGGCGACCCGGTCGTCCCCCAGATCGCGCCCGAGCAGCAGCGCCGCTTCTTCTTCGTTCGCGTTGATGATGAGTTCGTCCGGCAGGATGCCGCGGTCCACATCGGGCAGGATGCCGAGCGCGAAGGCATCCAGCACGAGCCTGTCGATATCCGCGTCGGCGACGGCGAGGAGCGCCGCGCGAGTGGCATCCGGATCATCGAAACCGGGCCCGAGGAGAACCGCATCGGCGGACTCGACCGCGGAACGCAGGTGCTCGTCGAGCGGCTGCGACCCGGCCGGGAGCGTGTAGACGCCGGCCTCCGGAATCGCCGGTCCGAGCGGCGGCGCGATGTCGACGGGGACGGCGAGACCGACGCGGCCCGCGCCCACGCGCAGCGTCGCCTCGGCCGACAGCAGGACACCGCCCGGTGACCGGGTCGAGCCGCCCACGACGACGACCTGGCCTCGCGACTTCTTCGACCCGCCGGGTTCAGGGAGGCCCCAGGCGCGCAGCAGCGACAGCGTGACGTTCTCAGTGCTCGAGGCCATCGTCTTCTCCCGAGTGGACGGTGATGTCGGCGCCCTCGACGGCGAGGTGCTCGACCGACGAGAACGTCGTGAGCTGCCACCCGCTCTCGCCGCGGACGAGCCCACCGCGGACGAGCCCACCGCGGACGAGTTCGGTCACCGAGGCGTTGCGCACGGTGTTCTCGGCAGCGAAGGAGAGCAGCTCGGTCTCGTCGAGGGGCAGCAGCACCGCGAGGATGAGCATCACGACGGCGTCGTGCGCGACGACCATCACGGTGCCGTCGGGGCGTTCGAGGTTCTCGCCGAGGAACGACCGCAGTCGCAGAGCGACATCGGCCCACGACTCGCCCCCGGGTGGCCGGTGGTAGTACTTGCCGAGATGGCGCCGCCGCGCCGCCTCTTCGGGGTGGAACTCCCGCACCCCGCGTGACGTCAACAGATCCAGGATGCCGAGCTCCCGGTCGCGCAGCCGGTCGTCGACGCGCGTGCGGGTCGAGAGCGCCGTGTCGTCGACCGCGAGCGCGAGGGTCTGCCGCGCGCGGAGGTACGGCGAGACCCAGTATTCGTCGATGCGTCCCGCGCCCTCCCACCACGTGCGCAGCGCCCGCGCCTGATCCTCCCCCGTCGGCGAGAGGGCGACGTCGGCGTCGCGGACGTCGAGGTCGATCGTGGGCGAGCCCTCGCGCTCCGCTCTCGAGGCGGCGACGTTGCCCTCGCTCTCGCCGTGGCGGACCAGCAGGAGTCGGGTGACGGTCATGGCGTCACGCTAGGTCGACGAAGTCGCCCCGCGCAGGGGCGTTGACACGGCACGAGGTCCCCTCCGACGTTCCCCGGACGTCGAGCGCCGACACGAGGCACCGGTACAGCTCGCTGTCGCGTAGCAGGTCGGCGTGCGTTCCGCGCGCGAGGCGCGGGAGAACGACAAGACGTGACCGGCGTCCTGCTCGTCTACCGTGCTCTCGAAGAACCAGGTCTCCTTCGTCCTCTCCGCGCCGACATTCGAGGGCGGACTGCAACAGCACGTTCGAGGGAAGTCTTGGGGGCCCAGATCACACGATTGGCGAGATGTTCTGTTCCGCTCCCACACGGCGGAGGTCCTGCACGGTCTGTTCGGGCAGGATGAGTCCTCCCGCGGCTGCGACGGCCTCGGCGGAGCGATCTTCGAGCTCGCCGGGGTAGAACACCTCGGAATGGCCCTGCGCCAGCGGCACCGACTTCGCCTCGTCGACAAGCGCGGCGACACTGGCGCGGTAGTGCTCCACATCCGCGGCGGTCTCGACGTCGATGGCGATGAACATGTGTCCGGCACCGCTGCGCGCGTTCGGTTCGTACGGGCCGTGCACGCCGGTCCCGACGGCGCTGCCGGTCAGGGCGCCCGAGAGCACGTCCATCATGAAGGTGATCGCGTACCCCTTGTGCCCGGCCATGGGCAGGATCACCCCGTGCACCGCTTCAGCGGCATCCGTCGTGCGTGCGCCCTCGGGGGTGAGCGCCCAGGTGTCGGGAATGGGCTCGCCTTTCTGGCGCGCGAGGTAGATCTTGCCGCGCGCGACGGCGGTGTTCGCGATATCGACCGCCACGACCTTGTCGCCGTAGGGGGCGGCGATCGACCAGGGGTTCGTGCCGAGTCGCTTCTCGCGCCCGCCCCACGGGGCCATGGCGGGCGAGGCGTTCGTGGTGAGGATGGCGGCGCAGCCGTCGTGCGCGGCGCGGCGGGTGAAGTACATCGCCGTGCCGAAGTGGTTGGAGTTGCGCACGCCCACGAGCCCGACGCCGTGCTGCTTCGCGCGACGCACGGCTTCGATGCGGGCGCGTTCGGTGAGCACCTGACCCATGCCGTCGTGGCCATCGAGGATGAGCATCGGACCGGTGTCGACGACGGTCGTGGGTTCGGCGACCGGGCGCATGGCGCCGGTGCGGAGTCGCTCGAGGTACCACGGCAGCCGCAGGACGCCGTGCGACTGGTGACCCCACTCGTCGGCGGCGACGAGGGAGTCGGCCACGAGCTCCGCGTCGGCGCGGGGGACGTCGACGCTCTCGAAGACGTCGCGCGCGAACGCGCGCAGCGCCGTCGGGTCGACGCGCGTCGACCCGGATGCCGCGGCGGTGGAGGCCGCGGAATCGGGCGTCGCGGTGAGGGTATCGGGGTGCGCAGGCTGAGCAACCATGATCTGCCTTTCGGAAGCGGTGTACACCTACAGGTATACACTACGAGGCGATCATCATCTCCAAGGAGGAGCTATGCACGCCGTCTGGGTCGAACTGGAAGTGCTTCCGGGAAAGGTGGAGGAGTTCCGTCGCGCGATCGCGGCGAATGCGGAGGCGACCGTACGTGATGAGCCCGGGTGCTTCTCGTTCGATGTGATCGAACTCGACCCCGAGCGCCAGCGCTTCGCGTTCTACGAGATCTACCGCGATCGGGAGGCGTTCGTCGTCGAACACCGGAGCGCGGCGCACTACGGCGCGTGGAAAGCGGCCGTCGCCGAGACGGTGGTGCCGGGCTCGCAGACCATCACCGAAGGCCGGCGCCTGTTCGCCGAGCGCGCTTAGGAGACCAGGATCTCTCCGGCTTCGCCCCCTAGGAGCTGCCGGAAGATCGCCTGGTCCACGTGATGCAGGTGCGTCGTCATCGCCGCGGCAGCTGCGTCGGGGTTGCCGTCGATGATGGCGGTGCACATGGCGATGTGCTCGTTCACCGACTCCTGCAGGCGGGACCGGTCGCCGTGCGCGATGTAGCGCAGCCGGGCGCTATGCGGACGCAGATCCGCGATGGCGCGGGCGAGGTAGCTGTTGGGCGTGTGAAGGGCGACGATGCGGTCGAACTCCGCCGTCGCTCGACGGAACTGCTCCGCGAACGTCTCGTCGTAAGGGACCCCGCGCATCGCGTGGAAGGCGTCGAGGAGGGCGAGCAGATCGTCCCGGAGGGCGGAATTCGTCTCGGCCTTCTGCGCCACCGCCCGCACGGCCTCGGGCTCGATGAGCCGGCGGAAGTCGAAGAGCGCGCGTGCGCCGCGCAGCGAGATCCGAGACACGGTGGGGGCGCGCCGCGGCTCGAGGTCCACGAGCCCCTCGGCCGCGAGGCGGCGGATGGCCTCGCGTACCGGCGTGCGCGAGGCGCCGGTGTGCGTCGAGAGCTCGATCTCCGACAGGGCCTGGCCCGGCGCGAACACGCCCGTCTCGATGTCGTGGCGAAGCTGCGCGTACACCCTGTCGGCTTTTCCCCGCCAGGTGCCCATTTCTTCGACCATACGACCAGCATAGTTGTCCAACAGGTATACCCACGTGTATAACTCTTAGGAGTGGCACCGCCGCCACCTCCCACACACTCGAAGGAGCGACGATGCTCGTAGTACTCGGCTTCGCGATGATCGCGGTGTTCATGACACTGGTCATGACCAAGCGCGCCACGCCCATAGCCACGCTGATCCTCGTGCCGATCATCTTCGGGCTGTTCACCGGCGCGGGTCTGGGCCTGAGCGACATGATCATCGAGTCGTTCCTCAAGCTGGCGCCGACCGCCGGGTTGCTGTTCTTCGCGATCATGTTCTTCGGCACGATGATCGACGTCGGCCTGTTCGACCCGTTGATCCGGCTCATCCTGCGCTTCGTCGGCAACCACCCCACGCGGCTGGTGGTGGGCACCGCGCTTCTGACGTCGATCGTGTCGCTCGACGGCGACGGATCGACGACATTCATCATCGTGACCTCGGCATTCCTGCCGATCTACCTGCGTCTCGGCATGAGCCCGGTGATCCTCACCGTGGTGGCCGCGATGTCGAACGGCGTGCTCAACACCGTGCCGTGGGGCGGCTCGACCGCACGTGCGGCCGCTGCGCTGAACGTGTCGCCCATCGACATCTTCGTGCCGATGATCCCCTCGATCGCGGCGGGTATCGGCGCTGTCCTGGTCCTGGCCTACCTGATGGGCCGCTCCGAAACGAAGCGCCTCGGCCGTCTCGAACTGACCGAGTCCCCGGGCTTCCTCCGACGAGCGGATGCCGTCGGCGAAGAGATCCGGGCCGGTTCCTCGCGTCGGTTCCGAGACCGCAGCGCTCAGGAGAACGCCGCTCCGACGTGGAACTCCTCGGTGGTCGTCACCAACAACTTCGCCGTTCCCGTCGACGACGAGGGCAAGAACATCCTCGACCGGCCGAACGCCCGCCCGAAGCTCATCTGGTTCAACCTGGTGCTCACTCTCGCCGTCATGACCACCCTCGTCATGGACATCACGGAGCCGGTCGTCATCTTCCTCGTCGCCGCCGCCCTCGCGCTGGTCGTGAATTTCCCGCGAGTTCAGGAACAGTCCGCGCAGATCAAAGCGCACGCCTCCTCGATCGTCTCGGTCGTCGGCATGGTGTTCGCTGCCTCCGTACTCACCGGTGTCATGAGCGGCACCGGAATGGTCGAGGCGATGGCCGCCTGGCTGGTCAGCGTCATCCCGCCCGTGCTCGGACCGTTCATGGCGGTGATCGCCGGCATCCTGAGCATTCCGTTGACCTTCATCATGACCAACGACGCGTTCTACTTCGGGGTCCTGCCGATCCTCGCCGAGACCGCAGGGCACTTCGGTATCGAACCGGTCGAGATGGCGCGTGCCTCGCTCGTCGGTCAGGCCCTGCATCAGTCGAGCCCTCTGGTGGCGTCGTTCCTGCTGCTCATCGGTCTCGCGAACGTCAACCTCGGAGAGCACTTCAAGAAGGTGATCTGGCGCGGCACGATCGTCGCGCTGGTCATGCTCGCCGTCGGCGGCTTCATCGCCTACCCCCTCTTCTGAATCCCCGCATCACAGAAAGGCACCACCATGGCCATCACCTCGGTGAATCCCGCGACCGAAGAGGTCGTCGCATCCTTCGACCTGCACACCCCCGACGAGGTCGAGCAGAAGCTGGCCGCGGCCGCTGCCGCTCAGCGCGCATGGCGGCGCACCCCCGCCGAGGAGCGCACGGCGCTGTTGAGCCGCATCGCGGAGGTGTTGCGCGAGGGCAGCGAGGAGTACGCGCAGATCATCACGCGCGAGATGGGCAAGCCCATCGCCGAGTCGCGGGCAGAGATCGAGAAGTGCGCGGTCACGCTGGACTACTACGCCGCTCACGCGCCGAAGTTCCTCGCCAACGAGAGGGTGGACTCGAACGCGAGCGAGAGCGCGGTGGTGTTCGACCCGCTGGGGGTGGTGTTGGCGATCATGCCGTGGAACTACCCGTTCTGGCAGTTCTTCCGCTTCGCCGCCCCCGCGCTGGCGTCCGGGAACGCGCCGTTCCTCAAGCACGCCAACAACGTGCCCGAGGCGGCGCTCGCGGTCGAGGAGATCGTTCGCAAGGCCGGCGCCCCCGAGGGCCTGTGCACGACCGTGCTCATCGATGCCGGCGACGTGAAGGCGCTGATCGACGATGACCGCATCGCCGCGGTCACCCTGACGGGCTCGACGCAGGTGGGCCGGATCGTGGCGTCGCAGGCAGGCACCGCGTTGAAGAAGCAGGTGCTCGAGCTCGGCGGGTCGGACCCCTTCATCGTGCTCGCGGACGCCGACATCGCCGAGGCGGCGAAGGTGGCGGTGAAGGCGCGGTTCACCAACGTCGGGCAGAGCTGCGTGAACGCCAAGCGCTTCATCGT
Protein-coding regions in this window:
- a CDS encoding ADP/ATP-dependent (S)-NAD(P)H-hydrate dehydratase; this translates as MASSTENVTLSLLRAWGLPEPGGSKKSRGQVVVVGGSTRSPGGVLLSAEATLRVGAGRVGLAVPVDIAPPLGPAIPEAGVYTLPAGSQPLDEHLRSAVESADAVLLGPGFDDPDATRAALLAVADADIDRLVLDAFALGILPDVDRGILPDELIINANEEEAALLLGRDLGDDRVADVREIAERFSAVVHCFATVATPDGRAWRAEPGGSGLGTAGSGDVLAGAIAGFAALGMEPERAAVWGGWTHARAGDRLTERIGIGFLARDLLAELTAVVHDS
- a CDS encoding histidine phosphatase family protein; its protein translation is MTVTRLLLVRHGESEGNVAASRAEREGSPTIDLDVRDADVALSPTGEDQARALRTWWEGAGRIDEYWVSPYLRARQTLALAVDDTALSTRTRVDDRLRDRELGILDLLTSRGVREFHPEEAARRRHLGKYYHRPPGGESWADVALRLRSFLGENLERPDGTVMVVAHDAVVMLILAVLLPLDETELLSFAAENTVRNASVTELVRGGLVRGGLVRGESGWQLTTFSSVEHLAVEGADITVHSGEDDGLEH
- a CDS encoding Ldh family oxidoreductase gives rise to the protein MVAQPAHPDTLTATPDSAASTAAASGSTRVDPTALRAFARDVFESVDVPRADAELVADSLVAADEWGHQSHGVLRLPWYLERLRTGAMRPVAEPTTVVDTGPMLILDGHDGMGQVLTERARIEAVRRAKQHGVGLVGVRNSNHFGTAMYFTRRAAHDGCAAILTTNASPAMAPWGGREKRLGTNPWSIAAPYGDKVVAVDIANTAVARGKIYLARQKGEPIPDTWALTPEGARTTDAAEAVHGVILPMAGHKGYAITFMMDVLSGALTGSAVGTGVHGPYEPNARSGAGHMFIAIDVETAADVEHYRASVAALVDEAKSVPLAQGHSEVFYPGELEDRSAEAVAAAGGLILPEQTVQDLRRVGAEQNISPIV
- a CDS encoding antibiotic biosynthesis monooxygenase: MHAVWVELEVLPGKVEEFRRAIAANAEATVRDEPGCFSFDVIELDPERQRFAFYEIYRDREAFVVEHRSAAHYGAWKAAVAETVVPGSQTITEGRRLFAERA
- a CDS encoding GntR family transcriptional regulator, which translates into the protein MVEEMGTWRGKADRVYAQLRHDIETGVFAPGQALSEIELSTHTGASRTPVREAIRRLAAEGLVDLEPRRAPTVSRISLRGARALFDFRRLIEPEAVRAVAQKAETNSALRDDLLALLDAFHAMRGVPYDETFAEQFRRATAEFDRIVALHTPNSYLARAIADLRPHSARLRYIAHGDRSRLQESVNEHIAMCTAIIDGNPDAAAAAMTTHLHHVDQAIFRQLLGGEAGEILVS
- a CDS encoding CitMHS family transporter, producing MLVVLGFAMIAVFMTLVMTKRATPIATLILVPIIFGLFTGAGLGLSDMIIESFLKLAPTAGLLFFAIMFFGTMIDVGLFDPLIRLILRFVGNHPTRLVVGTALLTSIVSLDGDGSTTFIIVTSAFLPIYLRLGMSPVILTVVAAMSNGVLNTVPWGGSTARAAAALNVSPIDIFVPMIPSIAAGIGAVLVLAYLMGRSETKRLGRLELTESPGFLRRADAVGEEIRAGSSRRFRDRSAQENAAPTWNSSVVVTNNFAVPVDDEGKNILDRPNARPKLIWFNLVLTLAVMTTLVMDITEPVVIFLVAAALALVVNFPRVQEQSAQIKAHASSIVSVVGMVFAASVLTGVMSGTGMVEAMAAWLVSVIPPVLGPFMAVIAGILSIPLTFIMTNDAFYFGVLPILAETAGHFGIEPVEMARASLVGQALHQSSPLVASFLLLIGLANVNLGEHFKKVIWRGTIVALVMLAVGGFIAYPLF
- a CDS encoding NAD-dependent succinate-semialdehyde dehydrogenase, which produces MAITSVNPATEEVVASFDLHTPDEVEQKLAAAAAAQRAWRRTPAEERTALLSRIAEVLREGSEEYAQIITREMGKPIAESRAEIEKCAVTLDYYAAHAPKFLANERVDSNASESAVVFDPLGVVLAIMPWNYPFWQFFRFAAPALASGNAPFLKHANNVPEAALAVEEIVRKAGAPEGLCTTVLIDAGDVKALIDDDRIAAVTLTGSTQVGRIVASQAGTALKKQVLELGGSDPFIVLADADIAEAAKVAVKARFTNVGQSCVNAKRFIVEEAVADEFVAAFVEHASALKVGDPMEDDTNIGPMARANLRDDLHQQVLRTLENENTVLKLGGAPLDGPGFFYPPTVIDHVRPGDTAFEEETFGPVAAIIRARDTAHAIELANDTEYGLGAALWTRDLDLARRLVREIDAGAVFVNGMVASDARLPFGGIKASGYGRELGIHGLREFVNVKTMWIGPAKAPAPTTGEKIGE